A single genomic interval of Saccharothrix saharensis harbors:
- a CDS encoding MFS transporter, whose protein sequence is MIGAQGNWPAVLAVTAGIFSIVTTEILPIGLLTPIGAEFGVSTGTAGLMMTAPGLLAAVAAPVVTVATGRVDRRAMACGSVLVLAVADFLAAVASAYWVVVVSRVVVGFVIGAFW, encoded by the coding sequence ATGATCGGAGCGCAGGGGAACTGGCCCGCCGTCCTCGCCGTGACGGCGGGGATCTTCTCGATCGTGACGACCGAGATCCTGCCGATCGGCCTGCTGACGCCGATCGGCGCGGAGTTCGGCGTCTCGACCGGGACGGCCGGGTTGATGATGACGGCACCGGGGCTGCTGGCCGCCGTCGCCGCGCCGGTGGTGACGGTGGCGACCGGGCGGGTCGACCGGCGGGCGATGGCGTGCGGATCGGTGCTCGTGTTGGCCGTGGCGGACTTCCTCGCGGCGGTGGCGTCCGCGTACTGGGTGGTCGTGGTGTCACGGGTGGTGGTGGGGTTCGTCATCGGGGCGTTCTGGTAG
- a CDS encoding IS701 family transposase, translating to MTPEEMAEVRPVIEGFAAEVFGGFARRDQRGKGELYLRGLLLDGRRKSMQPMAERLGVDHQQLQQFVTTSTWDHVEVRRRLAVWAAGFVDPDALAVDDTGFPKDGTSSPGVARMYCGALGKRGNCQVGVSVHAVTDWTSAAVDWRLFLPESWDDTKADDERTAAEIARKRARCAIPDQVRHREKWRLALDMIDELLDWGMPRRPVVADSAYGDNTAFRQGLTDRGLTYAVAVSASTSLHPGSTAPVPPSWSGIGRPPTKTTYPDKPVTAKTLVTEAGRSAGRFVVWRHGSRRSAGNPTATMRSRFLALRVRPANRNIPRAPDGSLPECWLLAEWPTGEPEPTDYWLSTLPVDIRLRDLVKLAKMRWRIEHDYRELKDGLGLDHFEGRSWIGWHRHVTLASVAQAICTRLRRTPKAPAQV from the coding sequence GTGACGCCGGAGGAGATGGCCGAGGTGCGGCCGGTCATCGAAGGGTTCGCCGCGGAGGTGTTCGGCGGGTTCGCCCGGCGTGACCAGCGCGGCAAGGGTGAGCTGTATCTGCGTGGGCTGCTGTTGGACGGCAGGCGCAAGTCGATGCAGCCCATGGCCGAGCGCCTCGGTGTGGACCATCAGCAGTTGCAGCAGTTCGTCACCACCTCGACCTGGGACCACGTCGAGGTCCGGCGCAGGTTGGCGGTGTGGGCGGCGGGGTTCGTCGACCCGGACGCGTTGGCCGTGGACGACACCGGGTTCCCCAAGGACGGGACCTCCTCGCCCGGGGTGGCGCGGATGTACTGCGGGGCGTTGGGCAAGCGGGGCAACTGCCAGGTCGGGGTCAGCGTGCACGCGGTCACCGACTGGACCTCGGCCGCGGTGGACTGGCGGCTGTTCCTGCCCGAGTCCTGGGACGACACCAAGGCCGACGACGAGCGGACAGCCGCGGAGATCGCCCGCAAGCGGGCCCGCTGCGCGATCCCCGACCAAGTGCGGCACCGGGAGAAGTGGCGCCTGGCCCTGGACATGATCGACGAGCTGCTGGACTGGGGCATGCCGCGGCGGCCGGTGGTGGCCGACTCGGCCTACGGCGACAACACCGCCTTCCGCCAGGGGCTGACCGACCGCGGTCTGACCTACGCGGTGGCGGTCTCGGCCTCCACCAGCCTGCATCCCGGCTCGACGGCCCCGGTCCCGCCGAGCTGGTCGGGCATCGGCCGCCCGCCGACGAAGACGACCTACCCGGACAAGCCCGTCACCGCCAAGACCCTGGTCACCGAAGCCGGGCGTTCGGCGGGGCGGTTCGTGGTCTGGCGCCACGGCTCCCGCAGGAGCGCGGGCAACCCGACCGCGACCATGCGCTCCCGCTTCCTTGCGCTGCGGGTGCGCCCGGCCAACCGCAACATCCCCCGCGCCCCCGACGGCAGCCTGCCCGAATGCTGGCTACTGGCTGAATGGCCCACCGGAGAACCCGAACCCACCGACTACTGGCTGTCCACCCTGCCCGTCGACATCCGCCTGCGCGACCTAGTCAAGCTGGCCAAAATGCGCTGGCGCATCGAACACGACTACCGCGAACTCAAGGACGGCCTCGGCCTGGACCACTTCGAGGGCCGCTCCTGGATCGGCTGGCACCGCCACGTCACGCTGGCCTCGGTCGCGCAGGCAATCTGCACCCGGCTGCGCCGCACCCCAAAAGCCCCTGCGCAGGTCTGA
- a CDS encoding IS5 family transposase (programmed frameshift) — protein sequence MVGRGELTDRAWAAIEPLLPVSGRGRRWRDHRQVINAILWKLRTGAPWRDLPERYGPWKTAHERLRLWTADGTWQRILDRVIVKDDSVGELEWIISVDSSVVRAHQHAAGARKKGDAPPGSRPAVDGEGLGRSRGGLSTKIHIAVDGRGLPMRILITPGQAGDNPRLLPLLDGIRVARSGPGHPRVRPDVVIADKAYSHKSTRLALRARRIAFTCPERKDQVARRAALGSRGGRPPVFDAERYRQRNVVERCFNRLKQFRGLATRYAKRAAYYQAELTIAAIVLWLR from the exons ATGGTGGGGCGTGGTGAGCTGACCGATCGTGCGTGGGCGGCGATCGAGCCGCTGTTACCGGTGTCGGGGCGTGGGCGTAGGTGGCGGGATCACCGTCAGGTGATCAACGCGATCCTGTGGAAGCTGCGTACCGGCGCTCCGTGGCGGGACCTGCCCGAGCGCTACGGGCCGTGGAAGACCGCGCACGAGCGGCTGCGCCTGTGGACCGCGGACGGCACCTGGCAGCGCATCCTGGACCGGGTGATCGTGAAGGACGACTCGGTCGGCGAGCTGGAGTGGATCATCAGTGTCGACTCCAGTGTCGTCCGGGCCCACCAGCACGCCGCCGGTGCCCGGAAAAAGGGGGATGCACCGCCGGGGTCGAGGCCC GCCGTCGACGGGGAAGGCCTCGGGCGGTCCCGGGGCGGACTGAGCACCAAGATCCACATCGCGGTCGACGGACGCGGCCTGCCGATGCGCATCCTGATCACACCCGGCCAGGCCGGGGACAACCCGCGATTGCTGCCGCTGTTGGACGGCATCCGCGTCGCCCGGTCCGGCCCCGGCCACCCGCGCGTCCGGCCCGACGTGGTCATCGCGGACAAGGCCTACTCGCACAAGTCGACCAGACTCGCCCTGCGCGCCCGTCGCATCGCGTTCACCTGTCCGGAACGCAAGGACCAGGTCGCCCGCCGCGCGGCCCTGGGCTCACGCGGTGGGCGGCCACCGGTTTTCGACGCCGAGCGCTACAGACAGCGCAACGTGGTCGAACGCTGCTTCAACCGGCTCAAGCAGTTCCGCGGCCTGGCCACCCGCTACGCCAAACGAGCCGCCTACTACCAGGCCGAACTCACCATCGCCGCCATCGTCCTCTGGCTGCGATGA
- a CDS encoding WXG100 family type VII secretion target translates to MATGAPAQTMLRKAVVRADVDQRIQVIGQEAQAEPESVVGRPTGGRVPADPFASLRGVAGWAVDHVAFLREPIDRLENDPGSVQATVDALRAAAERMRELARGQREVLARPEGWTGTAADAYRASMDKLGEELGSLAEAVAVKGVVVENTGAMVQALREAVLHTVGQYSDSLVPGAIQAYVFAPVTFGASIAVFLGSVVGSATQLGSSIAAKVDDLNAALTRQVDRVKQLDGISDDIGREWERFESAAGGETAAMTARTASRPLVPERGTEALRPMHALAREHEALRPMQATAREFEAVQPTRAVAREYEALQPMRAVAAEHETWQPMRVAAEEPVQARHAVRAEPMVQAMRVEAPVHHEAQPMMRATEPVTAYRLAEHRVAEHGVAEPLQARAVTATHEATVRRVEATD, encoded by the coding sequence ATGGCAACAGGCGCCCCCGCGCAGACGATGCTCAGGAAAGCCGTGGTCAGGGCTGATGTCGACCAGCGCATCCAGGTGATCGGCCAGGAGGCGCAGGCCGAGCCGGAGTCGGTGGTGGGCCGGCCGACCGGTGGCCGGGTGCCCGCGGACCCGTTCGCGAGCCTGCGGGGTGTGGCGGGGTGGGCGGTCGACCACGTGGCGTTCCTGCGGGAGCCGATCGACCGGTTGGAGAACGACCCGGGGAGCGTGCAGGCGACGGTCGACGCGCTCCGGGCGGCGGCGGAGCGGATGCGGGAGCTGGCGCGGGGGCAGCGGGAGGTGCTGGCGCGACCGGAGGGGTGGACCGGCACGGCCGCGGACGCGTACCGGGCGAGCATGGACAAGCTCGGCGAGGAGCTGGGTTCGCTGGCCGAGGCGGTGGCCGTGAAGGGTGTGGTCGTCGAGAACACCGGTGCGATGGTGCAGGCGTTGCGCGAGGCCGTGCTGCACACGGTGGGGCAGTACTCCGATTCGCTGGTGCCCGGTGCGATCCAGGCTTATGTGTTCGCGCCGGTGACGTTCGGGGCGTCGATCGCGGTGTTCCTGGGGTCGGTGGTGGGGAGCGCGACGCAGCTCGGGTCGAGCATCGCGGCGAAGGTGGACGACTTGAACGCGGCGTTGACGCGTCAGGTGGACCGGGTGAAGCAGCTCGACGGCATTTCCGACGACATCGGGCGGGAGTGGGAGCGGTTCGAGTCCGCCGCGGGCGGGGAGACGGCCGCGATGACGGCGCGCACCGCTTCGAGGCCGCTGGTGCCGGAGCGTGGGACCGAGGCGTTGCGGCCGATGCACGCGCTTGCCCGGGAACACGAGGCGTTGCGGCCGATGCAGGCGACCGCACGGGAATTCGAGGCTGTGCAGCCGACGCGGGCCGTTGCACGGGAATACGAAGCCTTGCAGCCGATGCGGGCTGTCGCGGCGGAACACGAGACCTGGCAACCGATGCGGGTCGCCGCGGAGGAGCCGGTCCAGGCGCGTCACGCCGTCCGCGCCGAGCCGATGGTGCAGGCGATGCGCGTGGAGGCGCCCGTCCACCACGAGGCGCAGCCGATGATGCGCGCCACCGAACCCGTCACCGCGTACCGCCTCGCCGAACACCGGGTCGCCGAACACGGGGTCGCCGAGCCGTTGCAGGCGCGCGCCGTGACCGCCACCCACGAGGCGACCGTCCGCCGGGTCGAGGCGACCGACTAG
- a CDS encoding DUF3040 domain-containing protein — translation MGLTDQEARALAQIERHLNDDDPRFVARLARARSWLRIPRRVLLAVALCLTYAVGLVTLIAGVTASSALWSVVLIAVGSAITAAIPTVVGVRAWRRR, via the coding sequence ATGGGACTGACGGACCAGGAAGCACGTGCGCTGGCGCAGATCGAGCGGCACCTGAACGACGACGACCCCCGTTTCGTCGCGCGTCTCGCCCGCGCCCGTTCGTGGTTGCGCATCCCGCGGCGGGTGCTGCTCGCGGTGGCGTTGTGCCTGACCTACGCGGTGGGTCTGGTGACGCTGATCGCCGGGGTGACCGCGTCGTCGGCGCTGTGGTCGGTGGTGCTGATCGCGGTGGGCTCCGCGATCACCGCCGCGATCCCGACCGTCGTGGGGGTGCGGGCCTGGCGTCGGCGCTGA
- a CDS encoding MFS transporter, whose translation MPKGSTTAGDRVLAKVAVRILPFLGLLYFVNYLDRVNIGFAGPNGMNDELGLGATAFGFASGIFFLGYLILEVPSNLALHRFGARRWMARIMITWGVVATAMAFVPNATALVVLRFLLGVAEAGFFPGIILYLTYWFPAAQRAKAVALFMAAVPVSSAIGSTVSSLLIAHGDGVFGLSGWRFMFLVEGVPAILLAFVTWFYLTDRPEQATWLAEDERRWLADELEAERRGTEAAHHWPLRKALAHPRILGLAFVYFAIAYGLYALGFFLPTIIAGFGRQFGTKLSVLEAGLVTAVPYVVAAAVMVFWARHGDRTNERKWHVALPMLVGGCAIPVALYLGNPYAAMVAVTVCAVGVCCALPTFWALPSTFLTGTAAAGGIALINSLGNTSGFAAPYITGWLRDLTGTQRAGMWLVGACMVGGALLALALGAKPRERG comes from the coding sequence ATGCCGAAGGGGTCAACCACCGCGGGTGACCGCGTGCTCGCCAAGGTCGCCGTCCGCATCCTGCCGTTCCTGGGCCTGCTGTACTTCGTCAACTACCTGGACCGCGTCAACATCGGGTTCGCCGGCCCGAACGGGATGAACGACGAGCTCGGGCTCGGCGCGACCGCCTTCGGGTTCGCCTCCGGCATCTTCTTCCTCGGCTACCTGATCCTCGAGGTGCCGAGCAACCTCGCGCTGCACCGGTTCGGCGCCCGCCGCTGGATGGCCCGCATCATGATCACGTGGGGCGTGGTGGCCACGGCGATGGCCTTCGTGCCCAACGCGACCGCGCTGGTGGTCCTGCGGTTCCTGCTCGGTGTCGCCGAAGCCGGTTTCTTCCCCGGCATCATCCTCTACCTGACCTACTGGTTCCCGGCCGCGCAACGCGCGAAGGCGGTCGCGCTGTTCATGGCCGCGGTCCCCGTCTCCTCGGCCATCGGGTCCACCGTGTCGAGCCTGCTCATCGCGCACGGCGACGGCGTGTTCGGGCTGTCCGGCTGGCGGTTCATGTTCCTGGTCGAGGGCGTGCCGGCGATCCTGCTCGCGTTCGTCACCTGGTTCTACCTGACCGACCGGCCGGAACAGGCCACCTGGCTCGCCGAGGACGAGCGCCGCTGGCTCGCCGACGAGCTCGAAGCCGAGCGCCGCGGCACGGAGGCCGCGCACCACTGGCCGCTGCGCAAGGCGCTGGCCCACCCGCGCATCCTCGGGCTGGCGTTCGTGTACTTCGCCATCGCCTACGGCCTGTACGCGCTGGGGTTCTTCCTGCCGACCATCATCGCGGGCTTCGGCCGGCAGTTCGGCACGAAGCTTTCCGTGCTGGAAGCCGGGCTGGTGACCGCCGTCCCGTACGTCGTCGCGGCGGCGGTGATGGTGTTCTGGGCGCGTCACGGCGACCGCACGAACGAGCGCAAGTGGCACGTGGCGCTGCCGATGCTCGTCGGCGGGTGCGCCATCCCGGTCGCGCTCTACCTGGGCAACCCCTACGCGGCGATGGTCGCGGTCACGGTGTGCGCGGTCGGCGTGTGCTGCGCGCTGCCGACGTTCTGGGCGCTGCCGTCGACCTTCCTCACCGGCACCGCGGCGGCGGGCGGCATCGCGTTGATCAACTCGCTGGGCAACACCAGCGGGTTCGCCGCCCCCTACATCACCGGGTGGCTCCGCGACCTCACCGGCACCCAGCGCGCCGGCATGTGGCTCGTCGGCGCGTGCATGGTCGGCGGCGCGCTGCTCGCCCTCGCCCTGGGCGCCAAGCCGCGCGAGCGCGGGTGA
- a CDS encoding carbonic anhydrase family protein, protein MARKGFVALTVPVVLGALLTAGSSPAESQVPLQSPIDITPSALRVDPRLPRLEISYGHHVAGDLHYVRKDAAAADGCTARDHEETEEFEVEPGAGHVTLSGVRYDLVQFHFHTPSEHRFAGRADPLEMHLVHRSAAGALLVIGVPLRVGAASTVDTVLARLAPECGEEVHLPDIDLNTLLPVNRATARYQGSLTTAPFTEGVQWFLMGEKTVTQATVTRFRSTFYAGNARPVQPLNGRAVRVELPHL, encoded by the coding sequence GTGGCAAGAAAAGGCTTCGTCGCCCTGACCGTCCCCGTCGTCCTCGGCGCGTTGTTGACCGCCGGCTCCTCGCCGGCCGAGTCGCAGGTGCCGCTGCAGAGCCCGATCGACATCACGCCGTCGGCCCTCCGCGTCGACCCGCGCCTGCCGAGGCTGGAGATCTCCTACGGCCACCACGTCGCCGGGGACCTGCACTACGTCCGCAAGGACGCCGCCGCGGCCGACGGCTGCACCGCGCGCGACCACGAGGAGACCGAGGAGTTCGAGGTCGAGCCCGGCGCCGGGCACGTCACGCTGTCGGGCGTCCGCTACGACCTCGTGCAGTTCCACTTCCACACGCCGTCGGAGCACCGGTTCGCCGGCCGCGCCGACCCGCTGGAGATGCACCTGGTGCACCGCAGCGCCGCGGGCGCCCTGCTGGTGATCGGCGTGCCGCTGCGCGTCGGTGCCGCGTCCACCGTGGACACCGTGCTGGCACGCCTCGCGCCCGAGTGCGGCGAGGAGGTGCACCTGCCCGACATCGACCTGAACACGCTGCTGCCGGTCAACCGCGCCACGGCCCGCTACCAGGGCTCCCTCACCACCGCGCCGTTCACCGAGGGCGTGCAGTGGTTCCTGATGGGCGAGAAGACGGTCACCCAGGCGACCGTGACCCGCTTCCGGAGCACGTTCTACGCGGGCAACGCGCGTCCCGTGCAGCCGCTGAACGGCCGCGCGGTCCGCGTCGAGCTGCCGCACCTGTGA
- a CDS encoding cytochrome P450 family protein, producing the protein MAIHVLDPTGRDVQAEAAALRARGPATRVALPGGVEAWVVGDLDRLRRLLSDPRVSKDARRHWPGLAGISPDWPLYLWVAAHNMFTSYGDEHRRLRRLISKGFTARRAEALRPDVERIVADLVDRLAAGPDVVDVRAGFAYPLPIEVICRLMGVPDDARPELHRIVDSLFVTTTTPEEAITNQGRLYEILNDLVAAKRVAPGDDLTSGLIAARDEDDARLSEAELVDTLIMMIAAGHETTVNLLDQAVTALLTHPDQLRLVTSGERTWTDVIEESLRWQAPVANLPLRYAVEDLDLDGVTIRRGDAILAGFAAAGRDPALHGDTAGEFDLTRADKTHLSFGHGVHYCLGAPLARIEAEVALPALFGRFPALALAVPADELEPVRSFISNGHRTLPVRLR; encoded by the coding sequence ATGGCGATCCACGTGCTGGACCCGACCGGTCGGGACGTCCAGGCGGAAGCGGCGGCGTTGCGCGCCCGCGGCCCGGCGACCCGGGTGGCGCTGCCGGGCGGGGTGGAAGCGTGGGTGGTCGGCGACCTGGACCGGTTGCGCCGCCTGCTCTCCGACCCGCGCGTCTCCAAGGACGCCCGCCGGCACTGGCCCGGCCTCGCGGGCATCTCGCCGGACTGGCCGCTGTACCTGTGGGTCGCGGCGCACAACATGTTCACCTCCTACGGCGACGAGCACCGCAGGCTGCGCCGGTTGATCTCCAAGGGCTTCACCGCCCGCCGCGCCGAGGCGCTGCGGCCGGACGTGGAGCGGATCGTGGCCGACCTCGTCGACCGGCTCGCCGCCGGACCGGACGTGGTGGACGTGCGCGCCGGGTTCGCCTACCCGCTGCCGATCGAGGTCATCTGCCGGCTGATGGGCGTGCCCGACGACGCCCGGCCCGAGCTGCACCGGATCGTGGACAGCCTGTTCGTCACCACGACCACGCCGGAGGAGGCGATCACGAACCAGGGCCGGCTCTACGAGATCCTGAACGACCTGGTCGCCGCCAAGCGGGTCGCGCCGGGCGACGACCTGACCAGCGGCCTGATCGCCGCCCGCGACGAGGACGACGCCAGGCTGAGCGAGGCGGAACTCGTCGACACCCTGATCATGATGATCGCCGCCGGCCACGAGACCACGGTCAACCTGCTCGACCAGGCCGTCACCGCGCTGCTCACCCACCCCGACCAGCTCCGCCTGGTCACCTCCGGCGAGCGCACCTGGACCGACGTGATCGAGGAGTCGTTGCGGTGGCAGGCACCGGTGGCGAACCTGCCGCTGCGCTACGCCGTCGAGGACCTGGACCTGGACGGCGTCACGATCCGGCGCGGCGACGCGATCCTCGCGGGCTTCGCCGCCGCCGGCCGCGACCCCGCCCTGCACGGCGACACGGCGGGGGAGTTCGACCTCACGCGCGCGGACAAGACGCACCTGTCCTTCGGCCACGGCGTGCACTACTGCCTGGGCGCGCCACTGGCCCGCATCGAGGCCGAGGTGGCGTTGCCCGCGCTGTTCGGCCGGTTCCCCGCCCTCGCGCTCGCGGTGCCCGCCGACGAGCTGGAACCGGTCCGCTCGTTCATCTCCAACGGCCACCGCACGCTCCCGGTCAGGCTGCGGTAG
- a CDS encoding serine hydrolase domain-containing protein, with protein MAEIRGTCDERFGRVRDTFAASLAQDDVGASVAVYVDGEPVVDLWGGHVDATRTTPWERDTIVNVWSTTKTMVALCALILADRGVLDLDAPVADYWPEFAAAGKGGVRVRHVLGYTAGLPTWAEPITVPELFDREGVTARLAAQPARWAPGAVGCYHPLTQGFLIGEVVRRVTGRTLGAFFAEEVAGPLGADFHIGLPVEHDHRVAPVLPPPGGSGSAAPGLPGEEPNPAIVVQDANRAAWRRAEIPSAGGHGNARSVGLVQSVLASGGAVGGVRLLSAAGCLRVLEEQFRGVDHYLGVPIRYGIGYRIEGRTCSWGGWGGSVVVVDLNTRMTVAYVMNQMLEQGALGDNRGLGIVLAAYHGLATAA; from the coding sequence GTGGCGGAGATCCGTGGCACGTGCGACGAGCGGTTCGGCAGGGTGCGCGACACGTTCGCGGCGTCGTTGGCGCAGGACGACGTGGGCGCTTCGGTCGCCGTGTACGTCGACGGCGAGCCGGTGGTCGACCTCTGGGGCGGTCACGTCGACGCGACCCGCACCACGCCGTGGGAACGCGACACGATCGTCAACGTCTGGTCCACCACCAAGACGATGGTGGCGTTGTGCGCGCTGATCCTCGCCGACCGGGGCGTGCTCGACCTGGACGCGCCGGTGGCCGACTACTGGCCGGAGTTCGCGGCGGCGGGCAAGGGCGGTGTGCGGGTGCGGCACGTGCTCGGTTACACGGCCGGCCTGCCGACGTGGGCCGAGCCGATCACCGTGCCGGAGCTGTTCGACCGCGAGGGCGTGACGGCGCGGCTCGCCGCGCAGCCCGCCCGGTGGGCGCCGGGCGCGGTCGGCTGCTACCACCCGTTGACGCAGGGCTTCCTGATCGGCGAGGTGGTCCGCCGGGTCACCGGCCGGACCCTGGGCGCGTTCTTCGCCGAGGAGGTGGCCGGGCCGTTGGGCGCGGACTTCCACATCGGCCTGCCGGTCGAGCACGACCACCGCGTGGCGCCGGTGCTCCCGCCCCCGGGCGGTTCGGGCAGTGCCGCGCCGGGGTTGCCGGGCGAGGAGCCCAACCCGGCCATCGTGGTGCAGGACGCGAACCGCGCGGCGTGGCGTCGGGCGGAGATCCCGTCGGCGGGCGGCCACGGCAACGCGCGTTCGGTGGGCCTGGTGCAGTCGGTGCTGGCGTCCGGCGGCGCGGTCGGCGGCGTGCGGCTGCTGTCGGCTGCCGGGTGCCTGCGCGTGCTGGAGGAGCAGTTCCGGGGCGTGGACCACTACCTGGGCGTGCCGATCCGGTACGGCATCGGGTACCGGATCGAGGGGCGGACGTGCTCGTGGGGCGGGTGGGGCGGTTCTGTGGTGGTGGTTGACCTGAACACCCGCATGACGGTGGCGTACGTGATGAACCAGATGCTCGAGCAGGGCGCGTTGGGTGACAACCGCGGCCTCGGGATCGTGCTGGCCGCCTACCACGGGCTGGCTACCGCAGCCTGA
- a CDS encoding cholesterol oxidase substrate-binding domain-containing protein: MSPAFSRRGFLGAAAWLPVGALLPGQVTADPPPAFPAGIDLYRQAYRNWAGEIRTDDLWTCAPRTPADVVLLANWAHGQGFALRPRGFRHGWAPLTVTADTTGADRVVLVDTTEHLTAMTVLPGAVRAQTGASMDALLAFLEDAGLGVTNTPAPGDLTVGGVLAINGHGTSVPAVGETRPPGHTYGSLSNLILSLTAVVWDGGEYRLRTFQRDEPECAALLTHVGRAFVTEVTLRVGANQNLRCVSRVDIPAGELFAPPGSGATRTFASFLDQTGRVEAIWFAFTDHPWLKAWSVAPTKPPTSRHVVTPYNYVFSDNVPEPVSDLADLLITGAWALTPTFGQLQYTTAATGLTATLTTDLWGASKNLLLYVKPTTLRETANGYAVLTSRAEVQRVVSDFAAFYETLLLAYKNRGLFPVTGQVEIRVGGLDDPAHVGVPGARTPALSAVRPREDHPEWDVAVWFDVLTFPTAPGAAAFYRELEQFFFTHYTGSYASTRAEWSKGWAYTDEAAWSDHTVLTSTVPDSYRQGPNPSWDAARATLNALDPHRVFSNPFLDVLLP, encoded by the coding sequence ATGAGCCCCGCCTTCTCCCGCCGCGGCTTCCTCGGAGCCGCCGCCTGGTTACCCGTCGGCGCGCTCCTGCCGGGCCAGGTGACGGCCGACCCGCCGCCCGCGTTCCCGGCGGGGATCGACCTGTACCGGCAGGCCTACCGGAACTGGGCGGGGGAGATCCGCACCGACGACCTGTGGACGTGCGCGCCGCGCACCCCGGCCGACGTGGTGCTCCTCGCGAACTGGGCGCACGGCCAGGGGTTCGCGTTGCGGCCGCGGGGTTTCCGGCACGGCTGGGCGCCGCTCACGGTCACCGCCGACACCACCGGCGCGGACCGCGTCGTGCTGGTCGACACCACCGAGCACCTCACGGCGATGACCGTGCTGCCCGGCGCGGTGCGGGCGCAGACCGGCGCGTCGATGGACGCCCTGCTGGCGTTCCTGGAGGACGCGGGACTGGGCGTGACCAACACCCCCGCGCCGGGCGACTTGACCGTCGGGGGCGTGCTCGCGATCAACGGCCACGGCACGTCCGTCCCCGCGGTGGGCGAGACGCGGCCGCCGGGCCACACCTACGGCTCGCTGAGCAACCTGATCCTGTCGCTGACCGCGGTCGTGTGGGACGGCGGCGAGTACCGGCTGCGCACGTTCCAGCGCGACGAGCCCGAGTGCGCCGCGCTGCTGACGCACGTGGGCCGCGCGTTCGTGACCGAGGTGACGTTGCGGGTCGGCGCCAACCAGAACCTGCGCTGCGTCAGCCGGGTCGACATCCCGGCCGGTGAGCTGTTCGCGCCGCCCGGCAGCGGCGCGACCCGCACGTTCGCGAGCTTCCTCGACCAGACCGGTCGGGTCGAGGCGATCTGGTTCGCCTTCACCGACCACCCGTGGCTCAAGGCGTGGAGCGTCGCGCCGACCAAGCCGCCGACCTCCCGGCACGTCGTCACGCCGTACAACTACGTGTTCTCCGACAACGTGCCCGAGCCGGTCTCCGACCTCGCCGACCTGCTCATCACCGGCGCGTGGGCGCTCACCCCGACGTTCGGGCAGCTCCAGTACACGACCGCGGCGACCGGGCTGACCGCCACGCTCACCACCGACCTGTGGGGCGCGTCGAAGAACCTGCTGCTGTACGTCAAACCGACCACCCTGCGCGAGACGGCGAACGGCTACGCGGTGCTGACCAGCCGCGCCGAGGTGCAGCGCGTGGTCAGCGACTTCGCCGCGTTCTACGAGACCCTGCTGCTGGCCTACAAGAACCGAGGGCTGTTCCCGGTCACCGGCCAGGTGGAGATCCGCGTCGGCGGGCTGGACGACCCGGCGCACGTCGGCGTGCCCGGCGCGCGGACCCCCGCGCTGTCGGCCGTGCGGCCGCGCGAGGACCACCCCGAGTGGGACGTGGCGGTGTGGTTCGACGTGCTGACCTTCCCGACCGCCCCCGGCGCGGCGGCGTTCTACCGCGAGCTGGAGCAGTTCTTCTTCACCCACTACACCGGCTCCTACGCGTCCACCCGGGCCGAGTGGTCCAAGGGCTGGGCCTACACCGACGAGGCGGCCTGGTCCGACCACACCGTGCTCACCTCCACCGTGCCGGATTCCTACCGCCAGGGCCCGAACCCGAGCTGGGACGCCGCCCGCGCCACCCTGAACGCCCTCGACCCGCACCGGGTGTTCAGCAACCCGTTCCTGGACGTGCTGCTGCCCTGA